One window of the Cryptomeria japonica chromosome 7, Sugi_1.0, whole genome shotgun sequence genome contains the following:
- the LOC131031110 gene encoding uncharacterized protein LOC131031110: MEGRKIAASPRPCSGRRVVAGKRQRIGDTTNCVRKLQRREIGTSGNRAFNISNAQEKFRNFQLQEEFDTYDPKAHWFLKLQFLKKRSKIIEIVAARDIVFALAQSGVCAAFSREANKKICFLNISPDEVIRSLFYNKNNDSLITVSVYASDNFSSLKCRTTPIEYIRRGQPDAGFALFESESLKWPGFVEFDDVNGKVLTYSAQDGIYKVFDLKNYTMLYSISDEHVQEIKISPGIMLLIFDRASGHVPLKILSIEDGTVLKAFNHLLHRNKKVDFIEQFNEKLLVKQENENLQILDVRNAQLTEVSRTEFMTPSAFIFLYENQLFLTFRNRTVAVWNFRGELVTSFEDHLLWHPDCNTNNIYITSDQDLIISYCKAHPHSSDEEENVGSINISNILTGKCLAKIRANDPNVQISPRNRPNASAIRSTVHEALEDITALFYDEERNEIYTGNRHGLVHVWSN, from the exons ATGGAGGGGAGGAAGATTGCGGCGAGTCCTCGGCCCTGCAGTGGCCGGCGGGTTGTGGCTGGAAAACGGCAGCGCATAGGTGATACTACAAACTGTGTGCGGAAGCTCCAGAGACGGGAGATCGGAACCAGCGGGAATAGGGCTTTCAACATCTCCAATGCGCAAGAGAAGTTTCGAAATTTTCAGTTACAG GAAGAATTTGACACTTATGATCCCAAGGCACATTGGTTTTTGAAACTGCAGTTTCTAAAAAAGAGATCTAAAATAATAGAAATTGTTGCAGCACGTGATATTGTATTTGCTTTGGCGCAATCTGGTGTTTGTGCAGCATTTAGCAGAG AGGCAAACAAAAAAATATGTTTCTTGAACATAAGCCCAGATGAAGTGATTCGAAGCCTCTTTTATAATAAGAACAATGATTCACTCATCACAGTTTCTGTATATGCTTCAGATAACTTCAGTTCCCTTAAATGCAGGACAACACCTATCGA ATATATTCGGAGGGGTCAACCAGATGCAGGATTTGCTTTGTTTGAGTCCGAGTCATTGAAATGGCCTGGATTTGTGGAGTTCGATGATGTCAATGGAAAGGTCCTTACCTATTCTGCTCAAGATGG AATCTATAAGGTGTTTGACTTAAAGAACTATACAATGTTGTATTCAATATCAGATGAACATGTCCAAGAGATAAAGATTAG TCCAGGGATTATGTTACTGATATTCGACAGGGCTAGTGGGCATGTTCCTCTCAAAATCTTGTCTATAGAGGATGGTACTGTTTTAAAAGCATTCAATCACCTGTTACATCGCAATAAAAAAGTTGATTTCATTGAGCAGTTCAATGAGAAGCTTCTTGTAAAGCAAGAAAATGAGAACCTTCAAATACTTGAT GTTCGAAATGCACAATTGACTGAAGTAAGCAGAACAGAGTTTATGACACCGTCGGCTTTCATTTTTCTTTATGAGAATCAGTTATTCTTGACATTCCGCAATCGTACAGTTGCTGTATGGAATTTTCGAGGAGAGCTGGTTACATCATTTGAAGACCATTTGTTGTGGCATCCAGATTGTAACACAAATAACATATATATAACTAGTGATCAAGATTTGATTATTTCTTACTGCAAGGCACATCCTCATTCTTCAGATGAAGAAGAAAATG TTGGTTCCATAAATATAAGCAACATATTAACTGGGAAGTGTCTCGCCAAGATCCGTGCCAATGATCCAAACGTTCAAATTAGTCCTAGAAATCGTCCAAATGCATCTGCAATCAGAAGTACTGTACATGAAGCTCTTGAAGACATCACTGCCCTTTTTTATGATGAGGAGCGGAATGAAATATATACAGGAAATAGGCATGGTTTGGTTCATGTATGGTCAAATTGA